A window of Daucus carota subsp. sativus chromosome 2, DH1 v3.0, whole genome shotgun sequence genomic DNA:
GAATCGGTGTTTGTCTTGCTTCCAGAACGAGCTTCTCTCTACATTTTACAGTTATGGAGAAGTAAAACAAAAATGATAAGACATAGATCTTAAAAACACaaacaatcatatataaatCTGTATCAGCTTCTATATAACAGAAGAATCATTATCAACATTACCTCGACGAAATCATCCATGTTATAACTTGGTCCACTATTAGTATCTGAAGGACTCCTAATGCCTGGGGACGGCAAAGTTGGGTAATCAATTGGATCTGTTCTCCTTGTTATTAAAACTTTTCCGGGAAAGCTGCGGCCTTTAAGCAACCTATACCAACattaaaatgtaaagaaatacaaaatttatataaggTCAGCGGACGGACATGATTGATTCAACCTGATTATAAGGCATTCGTGACAATCTAAGTTCCACTTAACTAATGTGTAATGGAAAACTAAACAACCACAAGTTGAATAGTCCTATGCTTTATAGTACTTGATAAGTAGGTAGGTTCAAGTTTTACAATCACTGGTATACGATTGCAATGTGATACTCCCTTCCCCCTCAATTTTCAATGAAGTAATTAACAGATAACTGCGAAGCAAATGTAGTATGTAATCCGCAAGTCCAACAAAAGTGAAAAAAGACTCTAACGATCATTTTCAGAGATCATAATAGCACACCAATTAAGAACATATAATTGcatagcataatttaaaaaaaggcATAAACACATACATAGTAGCAGAAAAACATAATCAAGTAGACAATTAATCAAACAGTCAGTGTGCAAGCAGCTGAAAGATCCACAATCAGATCAAAAAATAAAACCCTAGAAATCAAAGATCAGCAAGTTTTACCCAAATGGGTAGTCAAATCTAATCTAATAAAGCTTATCAAACAAATTACCCTTGAACATTTCGAAGAGTTTGGTTGAATCTTGAATCGATACTCGAAAGTGGAGAAGTTGGAATTGCGGAATGATTAAGAttaagatcttcttcttctgcttttTTGTTCATGATGCCGCTGTGATTTTCATGGTGTTATGTTCGTTTCTCCTTCATTTGTACACGCCGTGTCTACTATCACCCCCACTACAATTCTTACTTTCGGagaattttacaattttttcccCTTCATGATCTTTTTAACTTTTTGTAAGAATAAgtttattctaaaaaaaattataaacatacaGTATTATGGGTCGTTCGGTCATGCTTAAAATAAGTgaatttttgcttaaaataaaaaagttgctTAGAAATGAGAAGTTGGTTTTTTaaatgtttggataacttatacgttggtatagtttcgtaaaatatgataatttgtTTCCTATAATAAATAGATTATGATAATATAAgaccttttattattaatacatgaaatattttacaaatacaaatttttaaactctgcattaaaagaaaaaattgataaCTGTAGATAATACAAGTAAAAAGgtacatcatttatttaatACTAGCTGCAATTTCATCACGTTTTGCATCCAAATTTCATCGTTATTGCCTTCTCTGTCGGATTCTCCACAGTAAATATTGGTGCTTGAAGTTGAATTTTTCGCCATACAAGCTTCTTTTTCAACAGTTTGAAAAGCGTTATCTCCAactagggctgtcaaaaaaatccgaatCTGTCCGAAAAATCCGCCACCGTATCCGAGAAAAAGCGAATATTTTTCGTATCCGAGAAAAAACGGATATTATTTGTATCCGAATCCGTGATATTCGAATCCGAAACTAAAtacatatttgatatttaaattatataatatataattatacgtaattaaaattttatgctattagcttgtagtgtgtgtatatgcattaaataatacatttatacaaactttatataattatacaaatactaaaatactttatacatatataaaataatcatttgagcttagttataaaaaaaattgttcgaaAATCATCGTCGATACGGTATGACCATCAAAAATATCCGACACCCGTCCGAAATATCCGCACCCGTATCCGggaaaaagcggatattatccgtatccgaattatccgtttgacagccCTATCTCCAACATTTGATTTCTTAATATAACTATGAACCGTCGTTGTAGCCAAAACGATATTTGTTTGCGTAGTTATTGTATACATTGCCATATTTGCTAAAATAGCAATTAATCTAGCTTTCCACACTCTAAATGTCCGCTCGATAACCATTCTACACGATTAATGTAAATGATTATATCTTTTGTTTGCATTTTGCGGTTCACGTGTGGTACCCTTAGCTCAACGAAAATCTTGTAAATGATATCTTATTTTTTGAACCCTTTTATAGAGTCATATATCCTTCTTTACGTGCATAACCTGCATCAACAAGATAATATTCATTTCCGATTGGATGTGGAAAATTAAGTTCAGGATTAATTCTAGCCTCGTTCAAAATACGACTATCATGTGCTCTGTCTTCCCAACGCGCTCATGCAGTAAAACACAAGTTAAATTCGCATACGGCAAGAATATTTTGAGTGACATATCTTTTGCGACTAAAATATAATGTGCGTTCTGATTCCGGTACGCAAGACATTTAATATGTGTTCCATCAATAGCTCTGATGGCATCTTGTACTTagtacaaatatattaaaaataacataaattaatGGGTTCATtttcaactaaattaaaatatcactATAATTATTACTATGAAATGTGGATAATATTTACTTTGTTGAGGTTTATGAAACTTCGATCTATCGTTATAGTTTGAAGTCGGTGTTATGTAATCCCTTGCCATTCGACGCAGTGCTTCCAAAACAATATGAAAATGGCGGCTAATTGTCCCTCCAGAATGGTTGAACGTCTCTTGCATTACAGCATTACACGATTACTTGTCCCGTGAGTAATGGTCATTAGGAACATATTGACTGCCTCGTATTGTGACATCCCACGAAACAAATAAAACACTATTCATTCGAAAATCTCAATAACACCGGTTATCATTTCCCTCCATAATTTCCTAAATTAATATTGATCTGGTGCGAATTGAAGTATGACATGGCTCTTTCTTTAAGAACGTGTCATAGTAATACACCAAAGTATAGACAGCGGTTGTACTTACAGTTTTCCATTCACGTAGATTTTGTTcactttcttcatcttcttcgtcttcttcttcatcttcttcttcatcagcCATGTGTTGGTTGTTTGTGTTGGGGTACTGGCCTTCAAAAAGATTAGAAGACTGACAAAATTGGTTGTTTGCGTTGGGGTACTGACCTTCAAAAGGATTGGAAGACTGACCAAATTGGTTGTTTGTGTTGGGGTACTTACCTTATAAAGGATTGGAAGACTGACCAAAAGGATTGAAGCTACCAGAAGAATGATTTGCTTCATTAGAATACCGATCAAATTGATAATTTGGGTGCATTGAAAGGATTATGGCAACTAGAGAATTACCCAAACTGATTATTTGGATTGAAATGATCCATTTGTTTGAAATAAAAGCACAGATGCATTTGTAATATGTATACACGGATGCAATGTTAATGTTGTTAACATGTGAAGGAATCTAACTGTTGACATgtgaataaaagaaaataattcatAACAAGTTAGAAATCCACAGTACAAAGGAAACAGTACAAAGGCAAATAATTCCTCACTAGAAGTTCAATGACAAATCTTATCCTGACAATTCTTGTCTAGGCAAATCtctaaattacaaatttaaagaTACACCGGAACACAAGCACCTATCCATGGACCACTAAATTTTTTAAACGCAAACAGAATCTATTCATACCGGACTTGGTTGTTCGGTGCTTTCAAGAGAAAAACCTCGATTGTTCTTGTTAGCCAGAAATTTTTGCCCTGCAAAATTATATAACTCACTGCCAGGAACAACTTGTTCCATACTATTCAGTATGTCAAATACTGCATTCGAGGCGGTATCTTCATTAGCTGCCTTCATTTGTGCAACAATTGTTTGTGTGCTCCTCGATGACATAGTAGAAAAGATTCAAAATTGAATAAGACCAATCTGAATCACATCTCAATCCAATATTCCAATCACAAAACACTAACCATATCAGGAacacaaataaaaagaaatgaaatataattgaattCTAATCAGCAAATTCACATAAATTAAAAGGTACAAAACTTGACTTGTCACAATTAAATGGCAATCTGCATGTCACAAACACATTTGTAGAAGGAACCTAGGAGTAAATGCAAATATAGACCATCATACAGGCACTTACAACAGATTGCTAGTATATAGAGATCGAATCAATAAACATATCTAGAATTGAagttatttacatatatatgtcAGAAATTCATTACCCTTGACGGATGAGAAGGAGAGATGCAGGTTTAAAATCGATTACCACAAGTGATTTGTTAATTAAAGAGTAGCTACGAGAAGTAGAGAGGTGGGAGAATAGCGCCGCTGAAAGAGAGATCCGCGAGTTCGTTTTCTGTTAGAAAGAAGCTGAAGCTGAGTCCCAAAAAAAAGCTAGGTTTCGTAGCTTTTTTTTCTGGGCTTCTTTTGGTTTAATTAAGCGCTTCAGAACATTTGCCAAACGGACGTATAAAAAAAAGAGGAAGTGGGCTTCTACACAGTTAAGCCCAGAAGTTATattcccaaacacccactattaTTTGATAACTTTTTTCCAAATTTACAATGCcgcaatcaaaatcaaaaactaaCATAATCGATaacaaattcaattttttttcgaaaaaattaCGCTTGACTGTATTTGGTTGCAAATCGTATAAACAATTGTGTtcagttatttttaaatacatgcaacattttatcaaatatttttaaaatatagtatgataagaaaaaaaattaaaaaataaaactatcaaattttttgtaaattccatcattatttaatatatttactcaaCGTGTTGGATCTATTAGAATGTTTGATGGTTCTTTCTATGAAAGATGAAATCATGTGCAATGAATTTGTATTGGCTACCTTTAATGATAGTCGACAATTCATAGAATATATATTGGATTCATCGGATGAGTCTATTGAGCATGGGATTTACGAAACTCCATTGCACAATCGGTGACCTATTTAGGTGCCAAGATGATTTCACTTGCAAGTACATTAACTCAAGGAGGCTCATTGAGTGTGAGGGAAACACCAACGGAATTTGTTACTTATAACCCTACATCTAAACCAAGAAATTCGAGTGAATTGAGTGCACACCTACAGAATCCACCTTATAACCAAAACCCCTACACCTGAATTAGTTTCAATTATATCACTTGCTAAATTTGATGCTATGCAATTCAAAGTATCACATCTTCAACAGAAAATGTAGCACTGAAAGTAGAGGTTTCTGAACTCATGGAGAATGGAAGATCTTTGGAGTTAAGGTTGATCATCCTAGAAGCTAAATATATTGCTCAAATGTCTTCTCAATCAACTTCTCAACATTGTCAGTAAGGTTACTCAACTAAGGAAGAGAAAGAGAGATAAGAAAAGGCTCTAGTGATTGATAAAAGGAAGGGTAAGCTGGTAGAAGAAGATACGTTCACAACTGGTGGAGCTGAATATGATTATGCTACTCATGAAGAGTATATACAATCTTTTGTCGAACCTGGTGAGGTGATCAAGAGTGATCAGGACAAATGCCACATGTTAATAAGATCTGTGGGGATGAATTTGTCTTTCACGATGACTGTCTGTCAATGGATGAAAGAGTGATTGATGATCTAGTGGAAGCAATTGATTTTAAAGCTAAATTTGCTGAAACTATAAAATTAAAGAAGTATTTGACGAGAAAGGGGAGAAGATGCGACGAATAAACTGGGAGACGAACGAGACAAAGCAAGGGACTTGTTCAAATTATCGGAAATGGAGGATGTAAACAATGATGCAAGGGTGAACGATATCTTTGAAATATTTAGGATGACTCACGAGAATATAGATCACCATGAAGTGTTAAATGATATCGTAACATTTGTTAGCATTGGAGTGCTTAAAAGACACAATTGGTTGGTAAATATGACATTTGAAATAAAAGGTCAAAGCCACAGATTTAGACATGACACATGCAAGCTACTTAAAATTTGTTTCCCACTGAACTCTTTGTATTAAAGAACAAGATAAATTCTGCTAGAAAGAAATTCAATGAAGTATTCAGATATATGGTAGAGAAATGGGTCGACGATATCGGTATTAAAGTACATAACAGTCCTCACGTGATCAAATACTTCAAGGATGGGATAATTCAGAACATTAGCATGAAAGATGAAAGTCTATCTAGCTGTAGTCCAAACATGACATTTAGAAGGACAACATAGAATGAAATGCTCAAACTCAAAGTAAGGAAGAaatgcaattaatttttattatgcaTGTAAGTCAAACTAAGCGAGAAATCAAAATCTCAACAATATCAATCGACAACAACCTTATCCATCGCCTCCGTTTGATCCATCCAAACCACAAGTAACTGAAGCTCCTGTTGTTTcatttaaattcaataaaagtcacttcaagaaagaagagaagtttGTACTCTAACCTTTAACCTTTCATCTAAAGATATACTCAAAAGATGAAAAGAATCACAAGAGTAAAACTCTCGCACATAAAAGAAGACAAACATATACTTCGATTTTTACCGGCACTTCTCAAGTTAAAAGAAGACTATTAAAATTATCCATAATACTTCAAAAATTCATAGTCATTTATCTAGGGTATTCAGAACAATTGAAGATATGACTTAAAGTTGTCTTTCGAGAAATTGCGAAAAATGAGGCATATTCCCTCGCTGGTGAAGTTAAAGCAAAGTTTGAAAAACATACTTCCGAAAATATCTTAAATGAAATACCCAAGAATTGAAACATATTTTCTTggactaatttttaattaacatTCTTACGTTTTAAACTATTAAACACTTAGAAAGCATCTTAAATAAAATGTCccataaaatatattactttaaaacatatttattaaatatttaaaatttaatttagttcaaaagtatatatattatacatttaataaaattttatcttcataataaatatattataaatcgcGAATATCATAACTCATCCGTTATGTTAAACAATATAAACTAGGgtatattatatgataaggtAATGTTTGGTGTTATGTTGCAGATACCAACAACTgtttttttttgctgaaaataagttgaaaaactgtttggtaaatttaaaaacagtgttttagaacaatattttttagctaaactatctttagaaaaagcaggtcatCCCATGCTTTTGAGCTTTTGCGGGAGCTGTTTACAGATTTCACTATCAAatctcattaaaaatattatttttatatatcataactcaaataaataaatataaaaaaataccaaacaaTTATTTGATTTATACAACAATacttatttttgagaaatttactttatttacatttttttcataaaacaataatttttaacatcaCTCTGAAACAGAGCGATGTAAATCCCAGGTAATATATTAATGCATTGATGATTTATAGCAGCTAATATTTGGTATTTCAATCACAATTTTATAGTAGTATATTtagaaattagtttattaatttaaaggcAGCGAGGCTAAAAATGACTTAGTACACGAGCAGGATAAACCCTTCAAGCCTTCTCCCTCCAAGTGGGTGTACGAAGATGATGGGAACAGCTGCAGTTGCTACTGCACTCTTTTCGCCGTTGATATCTGATAAGGTACACCACCATTAATGaattaatcagattttagtttTGTTTTCTTGCTAATTTTCTGTACCacccatttttttaatttaattttgaatttgcCCCTCTATTATGTTCAAGTAATTTTTGAGCTTCAAGTTGTTCCAGATATATAACATTAGGCCCTTCTCCCACTGTTGGGTGTAATATATAATGCAATAGTATCCTTTTCAGGAATTGTTTTTGCTTGGGTGGAAGAGAACAAACAATGGGTTGTGTATTTTCAatgataaaaacaataatcccaccaaaaaattgtaatatcaccttttttgatgaaaaatacTATAATCAGCTTTTACCCAGCTTGTATAAGAATTGTGAAGCAAATCGTATTGGATGGTATATATTATTGGATGaatgaaattggaataaacatATGAAAACATTCGAATGGTTTGGTGAGGGAATAGATTGGAGGCATGATCTCGAGTAAAAGTGTTAATAGTATGATCATCTTGGTAAAAAAAAGTATTTCTCGCGAGTTTGACTGTCTACCACCCCCAACAATTCTCAGAATTTATTATGGGTATGAAAGTCTACCCATATTCTGTGTTGCCGTATCCGAGTCCGTGCTTCCTAGTTCTTAAACCTCCACGTAAATCAAGTGAACTTGCATGGATTTTAAGAAGTCTGTTTGTTGTTCTTGTTGAGGTTGAAAGCTAATTCGGGCACTACACTTATTATTATACAACTTTTGCTCAGAGTATCTTTAGTTCTTTACCATATTATTTTTTCCCTACCAATTACACATTAAGgttctataattttttgattgtattATAAAGCTCTTTCTGATGAGTTTATACAACTTAATTGTTTTTCTAACAGATTTTTATCCTCAAGCAGAGTAAGAATATCGTAATTCCTCGTATGTATCGTAGGAGATCATGCATTCCTCTTCAGATGATTGATAGAGCCCCAACATTTCAAGAAAGGTACTACTATTATGAACAAAGCATGTTGGTGAGCTTTGCATTTCTATTAGGAAAAAAAACTTACAAAACAGTGTTTCCTTCCTACTTTACAGTAGCAGTATTTAATGCAGTTGCACCTACGGAAGTAAACAGTAAACAAAATAGATAACTATGATTTTACCTTTacctttaaattattatttgaacAAACTTTTGTGGTATTTGGGAACGTAAAGAAGCACTTTATTGGAGAAGTTGCTTTATCTGCGAGAAAAAGCATTTGCATCTGATCAGCAGTTCTTGACTTTTGGTAAGATAGGAATTAGTTCCTTTTTAGAAATCTTCTACATATGAGTAAATTACATAGGTATGTGTAAGCTTCAGTATCTAACATACTGTCAAAGTGTTTTCCCTTCAGGCCTTCACCTACATTACAACAGTAGCACACTTACTAAATTTACTTCCCACTATATTACGAGCTCAGTTTGCAAGTCAGGTCTTAAAGGtataataaaatacttttgtcttcaatattgcaaatgctcgtgatatcTAAAAGTGGTCTTGAGAATTGAGACCCAAATGAGATACAAAGTCATATTGTTGACTTTTTTTAGCCTAATGTTGGATTAGTGTGTAAGAAATATGATCATCGGAAGAATTCTATGTTCAGTGTAGATCTAGTTTACTAATTACTATATTCTCTATTCTTTCAGTAACTCTTTGTAGAAATTAAATTGAGAAGTAAGGAATCGCTCCAAAACAAGCTGGGgaactaattttttattgaagCAACATTATACATAGTAATGAGAGTGCCTAATTTAGGCAACCAAGTTAAGATATGTTCCTGTCACaaacttaatttttttctgCGGGTTTTGATATTCCTACTGTCTGCTGCCTTTTTCCCTAGTAGCCAGTTgcctttaaaaaatttaaattctgttTATGTATTCTTATAAAGATGACGAACATACAGTGATATATTACAAGTTTGGGATTAGATTGGGTGTTGAATTGTTGATAGATTTATAGTTTTGGACATGGGATTTCTCTTCCGTATGCAGGATGAGTGCTAAACAAATAATCTCTGTCCAAGCTGTCTCATCAGGTACAAGTTTCTTTTGCTGTATTTGGTAGTTACTGCCTTAAAACTTTTCAGCTTCTGTTATTTGATAAGTGTATTCTGCGTTCTCTTTTAAGTGAACTTAAATATTGAAGTTCCTTCTTCTGAATATGAGGAGTTCTCAGTTAGAAGTGAAAAGGAGGGTAACAAACTAAAGGTAATAACTCTAGTCATAAAGTGTGACTTGTGTATAATAGTGAATGAATGCTTCAGACTTTGGAGATTTATTTGGTAATCGCCTTTGTTGGCCGTGAAATAAAATTCATTGCCACTTTTTGAACAGCTCAGTGTAGAGGTATGTGGTGCTAAAACGCAAGAAATATTTAATGAGGTGTTCACTAAAATGGTTGCTGCAGCTCAGCCAATTCCAGGATTTAGAAGAGTTAAGGGAGGTAATATATCCCATGACAAGCTTTTTTCCATCCGCCTTGCAGTTGTTTATTAGTCACATAAATTAAATTGGAACTTAACAAGGGAGGTAATTTATCCCCTGactttatatttcattttttaattacTTCCCTTTGAAAACTGAGACCCAAACTAGACATAAAGTCAGCCACATTACTTCATTTGTGATGCAAAATCCGTTTTGATAGTTGTTGATCAGGACTGTAAATTGTTGCCCTTCATTAATTTGATTATGTTACCCCCATAGTAATTAATATATTCTGCCTTTTCTGTATTTGTTATGCTGCTTCTTCAATGACTTGGAACTCAGGCAAAACACCCGATGTAAGTTTCGTATCCCCATTGTTTAACTGTCATCATTATATTGTCCAAAGCAGCACTTTTAGTTATGAAGTAAAGGGGAATTCAATAAGCATTATGCATTCTGATTCTCTAGGGggcgtttggttcatggttaatgtgACCGGTAAACAAGAATCGGAACCTCATACCTATATGTATTTGTGTTTGGATCAGCAATTTTATTGTGTGGAATGGGAACTTTATTCCCTCTTGGCGGGTAAATCATTACTTCCACACCCCTTGGGATACCCATTCCCATACCCCCAATTCCTATACTCCTCATTCCCATTCCCGATTACCATTCCCACACACTATCCAAACGCCCCCTGTTAACAGAACTAGCATTTTAACACCAGCATAATGCATTCTGTGAGTTAAGAGAACTAGCATTATGACACCAGCAACATGGTTACATCTTTGTTTGTAGTTTACAGTAGTTACATACTATTCAAGTTTActtttttcatttctttattgAGTCGTCTTTGAAATCTTTACTGTCATTGCTCATACAATAATTCCTGTCCAGCATCAAACTGCCTCATGTTTAATCTtgcaaaaaaaaggaaaaaagttaCTGTGAGGAATCATTGTTTTACCTTG
This region includes:
- the LOC108209651 gene encoding uncharacterized protein LOC108209651 isoform X3, translated to MMGTAAVATALFSPLISDKIFILKQSKNIVIPRMYRRRSCIPLQMIDRAPTFQERMSAKQIISVQAVSSVRSEKEGNKLKLSVEVCGAKTQEIFNEVFTKMVAAAQPIPGFRRVKGGKTPDIPRDILLEVLGPSKVYKEVIKKVINSAISEYVKKERLIVGKNVRVEQSFDDLEAIFEPGDSFQFDAVVQCQQSNES
- the LOC108209651 gene encoding uncharacterized protein LOC108209651 isoform X1 — protein: MMGTAAVATALFSPLISDKIFILKQSKNIVIPRMYRRRSCIPLQMIDRAPTFQERMSAKQIISVQAVSSVNLNIEVPSSEYEEFSVRSEKEGNKLKLSVEVCGAKTQEIFNEVFTKMVAAAQPIPGFRRVKGGKTPDIPRDILLEVLGPSKVYKEVIKKVINSAISEYVKKERLIVGKNVRVEQSFDDLEAIFEPGDSFQFDAVVQCQQSNES
- the LOC108209651 gene encoding uncharacterized protein LOC108209651 isoform X2, yielding MMGTAAVATALFSPLISDKSKNIVIPRMYRRRSCIPLQMIDRAPTFQERMSAKQIISVQAVSSVNLNIEVPSSEYEEFSVRSEKEGNKLKLSVEVCGAKTQEIFNEVFTKMVAAAQPIPGFRRVKGGKTPDIPRDILLEVLGPSKVYKEVIKKVINSAISEYVKKERLIVGKNVRVEQSFDDLEAIFEPGDSFQFDAVVQCQQSNES